Proteins from a single region of Chromobacterium sp. ATCC 53434:
- a CDS encoding M12 family metallo-peptidase, whose translation MAGLDIEALRAALFPSGDGEALTLNLFDDQVLRLRTTLIEPVGDDGVVWRGALPGMPGVRGYLSAIGLGRSGDAAPMVAGWVMSNGRHYAIGPAADGKVRIARVRKPLARCGDPLYRDEGPGAAAPHPDIELADQAPETAVIRILALYPTGIEVGEARGAAAVEAVMAVARAQTNEAFHHSGIDARVEIVVRELPALPRVEPEALLTAVSGTPNSALWKAVSEARDQARASVVALLTDQIKLDRNLGYVAGKAANIPEPPRLDASDLRHASFAMVVGESDSAYTFAHEFGHLLGGKHDRLTQPVRGPLDPQYDYVRGYVPADKSFVTIMGYEQGLFSYVPAYSAADRSWNGKALGVPIGQPDAADAARFFRLSTRVVARYRGEAAPADELLALVLSIHPRIAGVIMPGTLGPYQKGSVVRLAAAPRVGYRFSRWLLDGENAGAAPEIMITMDKAHALQAEFVDGDQWCELETALLPAEAGGRIRLTPPGPAYPPGSDVRATLSPLAPGLALDRWELDGQAVGDASSVYLCMERRHRLEARLKDTRTLEKDTAIDMLEANGSQTLAVRVFDKESLKLLPDQWITFTLLEAPGGTTLEGGSQVRSNADGYAQITLRTGPEAGAVKVGASLPASTVAVRFDMTIARRFIAIVGGNDQHLFNGEAPLPLTVQVRDLGKPAGEGVKVDFAIEDGKTGLGLPAGQSLSNVGGEASLRLTGEARNAGVATVSASAAGASKAARFTIRVVGERVLQLSDNQLILKVGEPVQLRAAVIDDNRPAEKVTVHFALEPGGTGLRLQAESGVSDAHGRVPVPMSPATASGEARLAIRAAHAKIEPILQTCVLQVKSQRLEAVSGDRQHLFGGDAPAPLRVRVHEFGKPAAGVKVDFAIRAAQTGLGLSVSQSVSDEKGEAGVQLNGAIRHPGEAVVTASTAAAFEPVRFAIRAVAERNLQLTQDHLTLKIGDAVRVRAHVIDDGALTGNVPVHFTLEAGGTGIKLQAESRSGDIGGVLVPLTPATAVGEAWLTVHAAHAKIEPILQTCRITVEP comes from the coding sequence GTGGCCGGGCTGGATATCGAGGCTTTGCGCGCGGCGCTTTTTCCGTCCGGGGACGGTGAGGCGCTGACGCTGAACCTGTTCGACGACCAGGTGCTGCGCCTGAGGACGACGTTGATCGAGCCGGTGGGGGACGATGGCGTGGTGTGGCGCGGCGCGCTGCCGGGCATGCCCGGCGTGCGCGGCTATTTGTCGGCCATCGGCCTGGGACGGTCGGGCGACGCCGCGCCGATGGTCGCCGGCTGGGTGATGTCGAACGGACGCCATTACGCGATCGGCCCGGCGGCCGACGGCAAGGTGCGCATCGCGCGCGTCCGCAAGCCGCTGGCCCGCTGCGGCGACCCGTTGTATCGGGACGAGGGGCCCGGCGCGGCGGCGCCGCATCCGGATATCGAGTTGGCCGACCAGGCGCCCGAGACCGCGGTGATCCGCATCCTGGCCTTGTACCCGACAGGCATCGAAGTCGGGGAAGCGCGGGGCGCGGCGGCCGTCGAGGCGGTGATGGCGGTGGCCAGGGCGCAGACCAACGAGGCCTTCCACCACAGCGGGATCGATGCGCGCGTCGAAATCGTCGTGCGGGAATTGCCGGCATTGCCGCGGGTGGAGCCGGAGGCGCTGCTGACGGCGGTCAGCGGCACGCCGAACAGCGCGCTGTGGAAGGCGGTATCCGAGGCGCGGGACCAGGCCAGGGCATCGGTGGTCGCGCTGTTGACCGATCAGATCAAGCTGGACAGAAATCTGGGCTATGTGGCGGGCAAGGCGGCCAATATTCCCGAGCCGCCGCGGCTCGATGCATCGGATTTGAGGCATGCGAGCTTCGCGATGGTCGTCGGGGAGAGCGACAGCGCCTACACCTTCGCCCATGAGTTCGGGCATTTGCTGGGCGGCAAGCATGACAGGCTGACCCAGCCGGTGCGCGGGCCGCTGGATCCTCAATACGATTATGTGCGGGGCTATGTGCCGGCCGATAAATCGTTTGTCACCATCATGGGCTACGAGCAGGGGCTGTTTTCCTATGTGCCGGCCTATTCCGCGGCGGACCGCAGCTGGAACGGCAAGGCATTGGGCGTTCCGATCGGCCAGCCCGACGCGGCCGACGCGGCGCGTTTCTTCCGGCTCAGCACGCGGGTCGTCGCGCGCTACCGGGGAGAGGCCGCGCCGGCCGATGAACTGCTCGCGCTGGTTTTGTCCATCCATCCGCGAATAGCCGGTGTGATCATGCCCGGGACGCTCGGCCCGTATCAGAAAGGCAGCGTGGTCAGGCTGGCCGCCGCGCCGCGCGTCGGTTACCGCTTTTCCCGCTGGTTACTGGACGGCGAGAACGCCGGCGCCGCCCCGGAGATCATGATCACGATGGACAAGGCGCATGCGCTGCAGGCGGAGTTCGTCGATGGCGACCAGTGGTGCGAGCTGGAGACGGCGCTGTTGCCGGCGGAGGCGGGGGGGCGGATCCGGCTGACGCCGCCCGGACCGGCGTATCCGCCCGGAAGCGACGTCCGGGCGACGCTGAGTCCGCTGGCGCCCGGCCTGGCGCTGGACCGCTGGGAGTTGGATGGACAGGCGGTCGGCGACGCGTCCTCCGTCTACTTGTGCATGGAGCGGCGCCATCGCCTCGAAGCCCGGCTGAAGGATACCCGGACCCTGGAGAAGGACACGGCGATCGACATGCTGGAGGCCAATGGCAGCCAGACGCTGGCGGTGCGCGTGTTCGACAAGGAAAGCCTGAAGCTGTTGCCTGACCAATGGATCACGTTCACCTTGCTCGAGGCCCCGGGGGGAACCACGCTGGAAGGCGGTTCCCAGGTCAGGAGCAATGCCGACGGGTATGCGCAAATCACGCTGCGGACCGGCCCCGAGGCGGGCGCGGTCAAGGTCGGCGCGAGCTTGCCGGCATCGACCGTCGCCGTTCGCTTCGACATGACGATAGCCAGGCGTTTCATCGCCATCGTCGGCGGAAATGATCAGCATCTGTTCAACGGGGAGGCGCCGCTTCCCCTGACGGTCCAGGTGCGCGATCTGGGCAAGCCGGCGGGCGAGGGGGTAAAGGTCGATTTCGCGATTGAAGACGGCAAGACCGGCTTGGGGCTGCCCGCCGGGCAATCGCTGAGCAACGTCGGCGGAGAGGCCAGCCTCCGTTTGACCGGCGAGGCCCGCAACGCCGGGGTGGCCACCGTCTCGGCGAGCGCCGCCGGGGCGTCCAAGGCTGCCCGGTTCACGATCCGGGTGGTGGGGGAGAGGGTTCTGCAATTGTCTGACAATCAGTTGATTCTGAAGGTCGGAGAGCCTGTCCAGCTGCGGGCGGCTGTCATCGACGACAATCGCCCGGCCGAGAAGGTGACGGTCCATTTCGCGCTGGAGCCGGGTGGCACCGGCCTGCGGCTGCAAGCCGAGAGCGGCGTCAGCGACGCGCATGGCAGGGTCCCGGTCCCGATGAGCCCGGCGACGGCGAGCGGGGAGGCCAGGCTCGCCATACGCGCGGCGCATGCGAAGATCGAGCCGATACTGCAAACCTGCGTCCTGCAGGTCAAGTCGCAGCGGCTGGAGGCGGTAAGCGGCGATCGGCAGCATCTGTTCGGCGGCGACGCGCCGGCGCCGTTGCGGGTCCGGGTGCATGAGTTCGGCAAGCCGGCGGCGGGCGTCAAGGTCGATTTTGCGATAAGGGCGGCTCAGACCGGCTTGGGATTGTCCGTCTCGCAAAGCGTCAGCGACGAAAAGGGGGAGGCCGGCGTCCAGTTGAACGGCGCGATCCGGCATCCGGGCGAGGCCGTCGTCACCGCCAGCACGGCGGCGGCGTTCGAGCCGGTTCGCTTCGCGATCCGGGCGGTGGCGGAGAGAAATCTGCAACTGACGCAGGATCATCTGACGTTGAAGATCGGAGACGCTGTCCGGGTGAGGGCGCATGTCATCGACGATGGCGCGCTGACCGGGAACGTCCCGGTGCATTTCACGCTGGAAGCGGGCGGCACCGGCATCAAGCTGCAAGCCGAGAGCCGCTCGGGCGATATCGGCGGCGTCCTGGTTCCGCTGACGCCGGCGACGGCGGTCGGGGAGGCTTGGCTGACGGTGCATGCGGCGCATGCGAAGATCGAGCCGATACTGCAGACCTGCCGGATCACTGTCGAGCCGTAG
- a CDS encoding YbaK/EbsC family protein, with protein sequence MSLESVRQFFASRRLEIAIIELDVSTATVAEAAAAHGVEPGRIAKTLAFRLADGRDVILVARGDARIDNRKFKDAFGKGKMLPPEEVEAITGHPVGGVCPFGLARELPVYLDQSIRTFDEVLPAAGAVHSAVRISPAQLGEVTAGEWVDVCQAFG encoded by the coding sequence ATGAGCCTGGAATCGGTCCGCCAGTTCTTCGCCAGCCGCCGGCTGGAGATCGCCATCATCGAACTGGACGTCAGCACCGCCACCGTCGCGGAGGCCGCGGCCGCCCACGGCGTCGAACCGGGGCGCATCGCCAAGACGCTGGCCTTTCGTCTAGCCGACGGCCGCGACGTGATCCTGGTGGCGCGCGGCGACGCCCGCATCGACAACCGCAAGTTCAAGGATGCTTTCGGCAAGGGCAAGATGCTGCCGCCCGAGGAGGTCGAGGCGATCACCGGCCATCCGGTCGGCGGCGTCTGCCCCTTCGGTCTGGCGCGCGAACTGCCGGTCTATCTGGACCAGTCCATCCGGACTTTCGACGAAGTGCTGCCGGCCGCCGGCGCGGTGCACAGCGCGGTGCGCATCAGCCCGGCGCAGCTGGGGGAGGTCACCGCCGGCGAATGGGTGGACGTCTGCCAGGCCTTCGGCTGA
- a CDS encoding flagellar assembly protein T N-terminal domain-containing protein has protein sequence MGRFSAIAAALAAALVFSGPAGAEVLNAEGVAPLDNGVVAARDMAIRDALKLLAIRKGARIESAQVLENGGAGESGTLTASGPVQGTVKVLKEYRQGSLYHVQISVDTGNPAAEPARSRDPACAMPPGRSLRRRLVTTYFNVDRPAEASDLSSLATGLPTELSRRLSRNPMLLVRDADTISVLADSRVSEPSAGRDVASQLGLREGVQFVVAGRVLSTSVTDKNTRPSIYESNNTSLQSAIYNGPFSGMFGGGVKYAPTRRQFDMELWIYDGLTGSLLANERVSGEANGEVVPKLPKPFASTAFWETDYGKLVNRLMDQAAQRVDDVISCIPFSARVVRLEGKRVYINAGLLDGMAVGDKLLLYKRSSGQPVRDLITSLDLGVPESLNGDISLVQVQPNFSIAVVQSNRQPVREGDYVRFVPNSR, from the coding sequence ATGGGGCGTTTCTCCGCGATTGCCGCCGCGCTTGCGGCGGCATTGGTTTTCAGCGGCCCGGCCGGCGCCGAAGTCCTGAACGCCGAGGGCGTGGCGCCGCTGGACAACGGCGTGGTGGCGGCGCGGGACATGGCGATACGCGATGCCTTGAAGTTGCTGGCGATCCGCAAGGGCGCCCGGATCGAGTCGGCGCAGGTGCTGGAAAACGGCGGTGCCGGCGAATCCGGCACGCTGACCGCCTCCGGTCCGGTGCAAGGCACGGTCAAGGTGCTGAAGGAGTACCGGCAGGGCAGTCTCTACCATGTGCAGATCTCGGTCGATACCGGCAATCCGGCCGCCGAGCCGGCCCGCAGCCGCGATCCGGCCTGCGCGATGCCGCCGGGGCGCTCGCTGAGGCGCAGGCTGGTCACCACCTATTTCAACGTCGATCGCCCGGCCGAGGCGTCCGATCTGAGCAGTCTGGCGACCGGCTTGCCGACCGAGCTGTCGCGCCGGCTGTCGCGCAATCCGATGCTGCTGGTGCGGGACGCCGACACCATCTCGGTGCTGGCCGACAGCCGCGTCTCCGAGCCGTCGGCCGGCCGCGACGTCGCCAGCCAGCTGGGCTTGCGCGAGGGCGTGCAATTCGTTGTGGCCGGACGGGTGCTGTCCACCTCGGTCACCGACAAGAACACTCGCCCGTCGATCTACGAGTCCAACAACACCAGTTTGCAGAGCGCGATCTACAATGGGCCGTTCTCCGGCATGTTCGGCGGCGGCGTCAAGTACGCGCCTACCCGGCGCCAGTTCGACATGGAATTGTGGATCTACGACGGCCTGACCGGCTCGTTGCTGGCCAACGAGCGCGTCAGCGGCGAGGCCAACGGCGAGGTGGTGCCCAAGTTGCCCAAGCCCTTCGCCTCGACCGCCTTCTGGGAAACCGATTATGGCAAGCTGGTGAACCGCCTGATGGATCAGGCCGCGCAGCGCGTCGACGACGTCATTTCCTGCATTCCGTTCTCGGCCCGCGTGGTGCGGCTGGAGGGCAAGCGCGTCTACATCAACGCCGGCCTGCTGGACGGCATGGCGGTCGGCGACAAGCTGCTGCTGTACAAGCGCTCGTCGGGCCAGCCGGTGCGGGACCTGATCACCAGCCTGGACCTGGGGGTGCCGGAAAGCCTGAACGGCGACATCTCGCTGGTCCAGGTGCAGCCGAACTTCTCGATAGCCGTCGTGCAGAGCAATCGGCAGCCGGTGCGCGAGGGCGACTACGTCCGCTTCGTGCCCAACAGCCGTTGA
- a CDS encoding LPP20 family lipoprotein has product MKTARCLPRLLPLVLMAALSACTTAAPPRPAMTPMAPMPAKDAGMTPSGVGYVGSGEDGSVGEGQEVRVVVKEVSPFQPIIVRVTGTGAAPYTNSLTPSQRKLLAMRAARLDAFRAIAEQVQGMKLVGNSSVSNMIANNDSFRTYVDAYLRGVTIVSTSMKPDGTSEAVAEITLDQEFYRQFRNTLDKTGSVMQASKDVGTSGALCPEGNCGATRVVPSTAPVMTPAAAPSSRYSSNFYVNQ; this is encoded by the coding sequence ATGAAAACAGCCCGCTGCCTGCCCCGTCTTCTCCCCCTGGTCCTGATGGCCGCCCTGTCGGCCTGCACCACCGCGGCGCCGCCGAGGCCGGCGATGACTCCGATGGCGCCGATGCCGGCGAAGGACGCGGGCATGACGCCGTCCGGCGTCGGCTATGTCGGCTCCGGCGAGGACGGCAGCGTCGGCGAGGGCCAGGAGGTCAGGGTGGTGGTCAAGGAAGTCAGTCCGTTCCAGCCCATCATCGTCCGCGTCACCGGGACCGGCGCCGCGCCGTACACCAACAGCCTGACGCCGTCGCAGCGCAAGCTGCTGGCGATGCGGGCGGCGCGGCTTGACGCCTTTCGCGCGATCGCCGAACAGGTGCAGGGCATGAAGCTGGTCGGCAACAGCTCGGTGTCGAACATGATCGCCAACAACGATAGTTTCCGCACCTATGTGGACGCCTATCTGCGCGGCGTCACCATCGTCTCCACCAGCATGAAGCCGGACGGCACCAGCGAGGCGGTGGCGGAGATCACGCTGGATCAGGAGTTCTACCGCCAGTTCCGCAACACGCTGGACAAGACCGGCAGCGTGATGCAGGCCTCCAAGGATGTGGGCACCTCCGGCGCGCTGTGTCCGGAGGGCAATTGCGGCGCCACCCGCGTGGTGCCGTCGACCGCGCCGGTCATGACGCCGGCGGCCGCGCCGTCGTCGCGCTACAGCAGCAATTTCTACGTGAACCAGTAA
- a CDS encoding GlxA family transcriptional regulator, with protein sequence MRDIYFVLPPGLLLLDLAGPADAFRLAGEQGAGFRLHYVGASAEVDTSLGLPLGRVGPLPDALPDGSLVVVPGSTPSAEAHARPEARRIVAWLAARRSQPGVSWVGICSGSLLLAEAGLFDGRNCTSHHSLLERLRALAPAARVLENRVFVDDGPCSSSAGITAGVDLALHLIGALADPGVARAVAREMVVYFRRSSQDPELSPWLAWRNHLHPALHRAQDLICADPVRDWPLEELAGKVHVSARHLSRLFRDHAGVSAHDYHRALRLALARQWRAGGLGKEKAALAAGFSSARQMDRAAVLHD encoded by the coding sequence GTGCGTGACATCTATTTCGTCCTGCCGCCCGGCTTGCTGTTGCTGGACCTGGCCGGTCCGGCCGACGCTTTTCGTCTGGCCGGGGAGCAGGGCGCCGGCTTCCGGTTGCATTACGTCGGCGCGTCGGCCGAGGTGGACACCTCGCTGGGCTTGCCGCTGGGCCGTGTGGGACCGTTGCCGGACGCGTTGCCGGACGGCTCGCTGGTGGTGGTGCCCGGCTCGACGCCGTCGGCCGAGGCCCATGCCCGGCCGGAGGCGCGGCGCATCGTCGCCTGGCTGGCGGCGCGCCGCTCGCAGCCCGGCGTGAGCTGGGTCGGCATTTGCTCGGGCAGCCTGCTGCTGGCCGAGGCCGGCTTGTTCGACGGCCGGAATTGCACCAGCCACCACAGCCTGCTGGAGCGCCTGCGCGCGCTGGCGCCGGCGGCCAGGGTGCTGGAAAACCGCGTCTTCGTCGACGACGGGCCGTGCAGCAGCAGCGCCGGGATCACCGCCGGCGTCGACCTGGCGCTGCACCTGATCGGCGCGCTGGCCGATCCCGGCGTCGCCCGCGCGGTGGCGCGCGAGATGGTGGTGTATTTCCGCCGCTCGTCGCAGGACCCGGAGCTGTCGCCGTGGCTGGCCTGGCGCAACCATCTGCATCCGGCGCTGCACCGCGCCCAGGACCTGATTTGCGCCGATCCGGTGCGCGACTGGCCGCTGGAGGAGCTGGCCGGCAAGGTGCATGTCAGCGCGCGCCATCTGTCGCGGCTGTTCCGCGATCACGCCGGCGTCTCGGCGCACGACTACCATCGCGCGCTGCGGCTGGCGCTGGCCCGTCAATGGCGCGCCGGCGGCCTGGGCAAGGAGAAGGCGGCGCTGGCGGCCGGGTTTTCCTCGGCGCGCCAGATGGACCGCGCCGCCGTCTTGCATGACTGA